The following coding sequences are from one Gemmatimonadota bacterium window:
- a CDS encoding class I SAM-dependent methyltransferase, with protein MADQHPGLVQTHGSRTAELVAVSRARHLLRHKPPYIFHDPFAFRFLSKRWKRIIGYRLIDAFVSKIALRRLMPITTQPLTRARFTEDCLLAAIEDGVDQYVILGSGYDTFALRHPRLDVTVYEIDLASTIALKRERAGAAGLALPDSLRLIPIDFEKDDLADRLTAHGFDPEKRSFFNWLGVTYYLSRDAIQDTMNKVAGITCPGSEIVFDYLAETNSIPEEERPRALSMKNYVGKLGEPMITSFDPARVVTDFDVGGKWKVVRNDSPADQQKRYVDGRSDVYALPPLFWCLHLRRRG; from the coding sequence ATGGCTGATCAGCACCCGGGCCTCGTCCAGACCCACGGAAGCCGGACCGCCGAACTCGTGGCGGTAAGCCGCGCCCGGCACCTCCTCCGGCACAAGCCGCCCTACATCTTCCACGATCCCTTCGCGTTCCGGTTTCTGAGCAAACGGTGGAAACGGATCATAGGATACAGGTTGATCGACGCCTTCGTATCCAAAATCGCGTTGCGAAGGCTCATGCCGATCACCACCCAGCCGCTGACCAGGGCCCGCTTTACCGAGGACTGCCTGCTCGCGGCGATCGAAGACGGCGTGGACCAGTACGTCATACTCGGTTCCGGTTACGATACCTTCGCCCTGCGTCATCCCCGGCTCGACGTGACCGTCTACGAAATCGATCTCGCTTCCACGATCGCCCTGAAACGGGAGCGGGCCGGGGCCGCCGGACTGGCGTTGCCGGACAGTCTGCGGCTGATCCCCATCGATTTCGAGAAAGACGACCTGGCGGACCGGCTGACCGCCCATGGATTCGACCCGGAGAAACGTTCCTTCTTCAACTGGCTGGGCGTGACCTACTACCTGTCCCGGGACGCGATTCAGGACACGATGAATAAAGTGGCCGGGATAACCTGCCCCGGTTCGGAGATCGTCTTCGACTACCTCGCCGAGACGAACAGCATTCCGGAGGAAGAACGTCCCCGGGCCCTGAGTATGAAGAACTATGTAGGGAAGCTGGGAGAACCCATGATCACGTCATTCGACCCGGCCAGGGTGGTAACCGACTTCGACGTTGGTGGCAAATGGAAGGTCGTCCGCAACGATTCACCGGCCGACCAGCAGAAACGGTACGTGGATGGGCGCAGCGACGTGTACGCCCTGCCGCCCCTATTCTGGTGCCTGCATCTGAGAAGGCGAGGCTGA
- a CDS encoding STAS domain-containing protein: MKVREIKHGDVTVLELSGRMAEGRDTDALSERINRLADQGSRKIIFDLSKVYWIDSSGLGLLIRAYTRMQKVGGDLKLASVTRSVSSLLQMTKLTTVFAVHDTLEGAIEAFGT, encoded by the coding sequence GTGAAAGTCAGAGAAATCAAACACGGGGACGTCACGGTGCTGGAACTGAGCGGCCGCATGGCCGAGGGAAGAGACACCGACGCCTTGAGCGAACGCATCAACCGGCTGGCCGACCAGGGTTCCAGGAAAATCATCTTCGATCTGAGCAAAGTGTACTGGATCGACAGTTCGGGGCTGGGACTGCTCATTCGTGCCTATACCCGCATGCAGAAGGTGGGAGGCGATCTGAAGCTCGCAAGCGTGACGCGCAGCGTCAGCAGCCTCCTGCAGATGACCAAGCTGACGACCGTTTTCGCCGTCCACGATACGCTGGAAGGCGCCATCGAGGCTTTCGGAACCTGA